From the genome of Treponema denticola:
CGGGCCTTTTAAAGCAGATACGGGCAAGATAGAGGTAGTCATTCATTTTGAAAAAGAATTCAGCCTATTAACACATAGTCAGCAAAAAGAAAAACTGTCAGAGTATTTTTTAATTGCTCTTAAAACCATTGCAGAAAAACAAAAAAAGAAAACACCGAATTATGATTTCAATTTAATGATTTCAGATTTTACCGAAATAATCAACAACCCCGATGCAGAGCATCGGGGTATTAACTCTCGGCACAAATAAAAAAAATGGCTGTATACCTAGCTGATTAAGCTTCTTTGCTTAGCATATAGTAAAGACTTTTTACTAAAGTTCCTGTGGCGTTTTCTTTTAGGTAGCCGAATTTTTCGGTAATGTAGGCAGTTCCGGCTATATCAATATGAATCCATGGGATATCTTCTTTTGCAATGAAGGAACCGACGAATAGACCGGCCGTCATCATTCCGCCTAACTTTCCGCCCGAGTTTTTTAGATCTGCGACTTTCGATTCATTCATTTTTTTATAATACTCGATAGTAGGCATTCTCCATACAATTTCGCCTGCTCTTTCATTTGCCTTAACAAGCTCTGCAAAGAACTCATCATTGTTTGTAACGGCACCGCTTACCTGTTCTCCAAGAGCTGACACACAGGCACCGGTGAGGGTTGCAAGGTCAATCAGCTTAGTCGCTCCCAAATTATTGGTAGCATAATAAACGGCATCGGCTAATGTTAATCGGCCTTCGGCATCGGTGTTAATAATTTCGATAGTTTTACCGCTCATTGAGCCGATAATATCGCCATTTCTATAGCCGTCTCCCGAAATCATATTTTCGCAAGAAGCAACAACAGCGACAACATTTACCTTTGCTTTGAGGTCAGCCAGTGCGTGCATTGCTCCGATAACCGTACCTGAGCCTCCCATATCCGTAAACATATTAACCATGCTTGTAGCAGGTTTAATCGCATATCCGCCGCTGTCATAGGTTAAGCCCTTACCGACAAGGGCGATTTTTTCATTGGAGCCGGGATTATTGTAGTATTCCATAACGATGAGTTTAGGCTCCTTGGTGCTTGCTCTGGCTACATTGAGGAAGGCTTCCATTTTGAGGTCTTCAATTTCTTTTTTGCCGTGGACTGTAACCTTGACTCCCTTTGCTTCAAGTTTTTCTTTGGCTATTTTAGCAAGAGTTTCAGGATAGATGACATTTGCCGGCTGATTTACCAAGTCTCTGGTTAAGAAAACCGCTTCCATAAGCTTGACAGCTTCGTTTATACCTTTTTCAGCCCTGTCTTCTTTGCCTTTTTCAGGGTTATAATTAACCGTAATTTCGGTTTGCTCTTTACGATCGCTTTTAAACTTATCGTATTTGTAGGTGGCATGGAGCATACCTTCTGCAATAGCCTCAGCCATCTTATAATTACATAGATTGTTAAGTTTAGGGATATTGAGCTCGACTTCTTCTACCTTGTTCTTTAAAAGCTCACTTGCTGCCTTAAAAAAGGTTTTTCTTAAAACTTCCAAGTCAATTTTTTCTTCTTTACCTAGACCGATAAAAAGCTGGGCTTTAAGATTGGAGTCGAGAGTATAATAAACCTCTTCCGCCTTTCCGGAAAATAATTCTTTTTCCTTCAAATGATTAAGATAGCCGCCTTCTATTTTGTCTTCAAAAACCAACTGAGCAGCTACACCGCCTTGTTTTGCAATATTAAATTTCATAATTCCTCCGAAATTATATTAAAGTTATGCTTACTTTACAATTAGAGTATACATCTTTTGTCGATTAACGGCAAGATGCGGCATTACCGGATATACAAATAAAAAATGAATTACTTCTGACAAAATCCGATCATTCAAAAAAATCTCTTATTCTCTATCGATAGTTTCATCTTCTTGTTTAAATAAGTCCTGATTTTTTTCAGCTGCGATTATGGCATCAAATTCTTCGCTCTCTATGGTTTCTTTTTCTAAAAGAGTTAAAGCTATTTTTTCCAAAAGATGTTTTTTGCTGTTGAGCATCTTTAGAACTATTTCATACCGTTCATCTATTATTTTTGCTATTTCTTCATCAATATATTGCTGGGTTGTTTCTGCATATTCCCTGACGAGTTGGGGCTCATTGTTTCCAAGGTATCCTGCCCCCCTCTTGCCGAAAGCGACATTCTTGAATTTCGGACTCATACCGTATTCCATTATCATACTTCGGGCTATGTCGGTTGCTCTTGACAAATCGTTTGCAGCTCCTGTTGAAACCATTCCGAAAGTAACTTGTTCGGCTCCGCGTCCTCCTAGGAGAACATCTATTTCTGCCAAAAGCTGTTTTTCGGTTACAATATGCTTGTCATCTTCAGGTATGTGGAATGTGTATCCTAATGTAGATGTTCCTCGAGGAACAATGGTTACTTTGTGTACCTTATCCGCACCTTCGGTAAAGCTTCCTATGATGGCATGGC
Proteins encoded in this window:
- a CDS encoding leucyl aminopeptidase gives rise to the protein MKFNIAKQGGVAAQLVFEDKIEGGYLNHLKEKELFSGKAEEVYYTLDSNLKAQLFIGLGKEEKIDLEVLRKTFFKAASELLKNKVEEVELNIPKLNNLCNYKMAEAIAEGMLHATYKYDKFKSDRKEQTEITVNYNPEKGKEDRAEKGINEAVKLMEAVFLTRDLVNQPANVIYPETLAKIAKEKLEAKGVKVTVHGKKEIEDLKMEAFLNVARASTKEPKLIVMEYYNNPGSNEKIALVGKGLTYDSGGYAIKPATSMVNMFTDMGGSGTVIGAMHALADLKAKVNVVAVVASCENMISGDGYRNGDIIGSMSGKTIEIINTDAEGRLTLADAVYYATNNLGATKLIDLATLTGACVSALGEQVSGAVTNNDEFFAELVKANERAGEIVWRMPTIEYYKKMNESKVADLKNSGGKLGGMMTAGLFVGSFIAKEDIPWIHIDIAGTAYITEKFGYLKENATGTLVKSLYYMLSKEA